From a region of the Thermus caldilimi genome:
- a CDS encoding transposase: protein MKGAMTQTAHSLLWTLLALLPTPHLRESLKALLLLLLTGHGKARPQHSKTKSPSALSRFLNRYPWPTRALIRLARKKAQETLHRARPRRGPKPRLLVVLDLVTLEKRGLFPALPLSFFHGKWGLHLVVLYLVLGELRIPWAYRVWRGKGEKALSLLALRLLASLPPWMRKSFHLRVVADAAFGTARFLVGVRGLGLEAVVGMRRDRRAREGLPLFGLRRQGSRVHLRGLPFPVWVSWYRYPLPGGGWEWRYVVATFPAGPRTVLVWGRRRFTIEHFFRTVKSEFSLGRFGQRTALGVHRFLVLSFLAYLLAHWVRLAPDGRGLSWREAGWAAARLLLPEVVLRVLMAELGALGLWPPPAGGRGCSCRVFGRCKF, encoded by the coding sequence ATGAAGGGTGCCATGACCCAAACGGCCCATTCTCTACTCTGGACCCTCCTGGCCCTCCTGCCAACCCCCCACCTCCGCGAATCCCTCAAAGCGCTTCTTCTCCTCCTTCTCACCGGCCACGGCAAGGCCAGGCCCCAGCACAGCAAGACCAAGTCCCCTTCCGCCCTCTCCCGCTTCCTCAACCGCTATCCCTGGCCCACCCGCGCCCTCATCCGCCTGGCTCGCAAGAAGGCCCAGGAAACCCTCCACCGGGCCAGGCCCAGGCGGGGGCCCAAGCCCAGGCTCCTGGTGGTCCTGGACCTGGTCACCCTGGAGAAGCGGGGCCTCTTCCCCGCCTTGCCCCTCTCCTTTTTCCACGGCAAGTGGGGGCTCCACCTGGTGGTGCTCTATCTGGTGCTGGGAGAGCTGCGCATCCCCTGGGCCTACCGGGTGTGGCGGGGGAAGGGGGAGAAGGCCCTTTCCCTCCTTGCCCTGCGTCTTCTGGCCTCCCTGCCCCCCTGGATGCGCAAGTCCTTCCACCTTCGGGTGGTGGCCGATGCTGCCTTCGGCACCGCCCGGTTTCTTGTGGGGGTGCGGGGGTTGGGTCTGGAAGCGGTGGTGGGGATGCGGCGGGACCGGAGAGCGCGGGAGGGGCTTCCCCTCTTTGGGCTCAGACGGCAGGGGAGTCGGGTGCATCTGCGGGGACTTCCCTTTCCCGTGTGGGTGAGCTGGTACCGCTATCCCTTACCCGGGGGAGGGTGGGAGTGGCGGTACGTGGTGGCCACCTTTCCTGCGGGGCCACGGACTGTGCTGGTGTGGGGGCGGCGGCGGTTTACCATTGAGCACTTCTTCCGCACGGTAAAGAGCGAGTTTTCCCTGGGGCGTTTTGGGCAGCGGACGGCCTTGGGGGTGCATCGGTTTCTGGTGCTGTCCTTCCTGGCTTACCTGCTGGCCCACTGGGTGAGGCTAGCTCCAGACGGGAGAGGTCTTTCTTGGCGGGAGGCTGGGTGGGCAGCGGCGCGCCTGCTGCTGCCGGAGGTGGTCTTGCGGGTCCTCATGGCCGAGCTGGGAGCTTTGGGTCTTTGGCCCCCGCCTGCGGGGGGAAGGGGGTGTTCATGCAGGGTATTCGGGAGGTGCAAGTTTTGA
- a CDS encoding AfsR/SARP family transcriptional regulator — protein MEEHMPQNIPGHLRDLGWLHLLLGQREKARTYLEKAAQAPGSPLASLEAKMLLAHLEGDAEALGRLVVQAELWETQNLVEKGRALLAGLKGDPAPLEGLSGFFPSLTRALLQKDPGLLPPYPESREERLFWHAARYRLLRKEGDLEALLALTDAKEGILPGLLPLESLPRKRPELSRAYPLLDLLRLGWKEAIALRLPEIPPLKVQVVGRFHVENPLGPVELRGKAKEVFALLLLRLPREEVAFALWPDIPEAAALNNLYVWLARLRKLLEPWGVPTYLGEEGLVRVTSDLEALEEVLVQEDAEEVLRLYQEPLFPGLDHPHLDRKREEVFHRVRNLFLKRREPRFLERLLELDPLDEEALIPLVESCLSQGQRARARKLLEHYRKRLWAELGEKPSPRVEALFRTL, from the coding sequence ATGGAGGAGCACATGCCCCAGAACATCCCGGGGCACCTCCGGGACCTGGGGTGGCTCCACCTTCTCCTGGGGCAAAGGGAAAAGGCCCGCACCTACCTGGAAAAGGCCGCCCAAGCCCCCGGAAGCCCCTTGGCTTCCCTCGAGGCCAAGATGCTCCTTGCCCACCTGGAAGGGGATGCCGAGGCCCTTGGTCGGCTCGTGGTCCAAGCAGAGCTTTGGGAAACGCAAAACCTGGTGGAAAAAGGACGGGCCCTTTTGGCTGGGTTGAAAGGGGATCCGGCCCCTCTTGAGGGGCTTTCCGGCTTTTTCCCAAGCCTCACCCGGGCCCTCCTGCAAAAAGACCCAGGCCTCCTTCCCCCCTACCCCGAAAGCCGGGAGGAAAGGCTTTTCTGGCATGCCGCCCGCTACCGCCTCTTGCGGAAAGAGGGGGATCTGGAAGCCCTCCTCGCCCTAACCGACGCCAAGGAGGGCATCCTCCCCGGCCTCCTTCCCCTGGAAAGCCTGCCTAGGAAGCGGCCCGAGCTTTCCCGGGCCTACCCCCTCTTGGACCTCTTGCGCCTGGGCTGGAAGGAGGCCATCGCCCTGAGGCTTCCAGAGATACCCCCTTTGAAGGTCCAGGTGGTGGGGCGCTTCCATGTGGAAAACCCCTTGGGGCCCGTGGAGCTAAGGGGCAAGGCCAAGGAGGTCTTCGCCCTTTTGCTCCTCCGCCTTCCCCGGGAGGAGGTGGCCTTCGCCCTTTGGCCGGACATACCCGAGGCGGCGGCCCTGAACAACCTGTACGTTTGGCTAGCCCGCCTGCGGAAGCTCCTGGAGCCCTGGGGGGTTCCCACCTACCTGGGGGAGGAGGGGTTGGTACGGGTGACCTCCGACCTGGAGGCTCTGGAAGAAGTCCTTGTGCAGGAGGATGCGGAAGAGGTCCTTCGCCTTTACCAGGAACCCCTGTTCCCCGGCCTGGACCACCCTCATCTGGACCGCAAGCGGGAGGAGGTCTTCCACCGGGTGCGGAACCTTTTCCTAAAGAGGAGGGAACCCCGCTTTCTGGAGCGCCTCTTGGAGCTGGACCCCCTGGACGAGGAAGCCCTCATCCCCCTGGTGGAATCCTGCCTATCCCAGGGGCAACGGGCCCGGGCCCGAAAGCTCTTGGAACACTACCGAAAAAGGCTTTGGGCGGAGCTTGGGGAAAAACCCTCCCCCAGGGTGGAAGCCCTTTTCAGGACCCTGTAG
- a CDS encoding class I mannose-6-phosphate isomerase, which yields MLTLVRLFRPNPVPRPWGGGALGFGPGVGEVWLSEEPLLVKILDPAEWLSVQVHPPHAYALEKEGRPGKYEAWYVLTPGEVIYGFSRRVGPEELRDAVASGNLDPILNRIPVAPGQVLYLPAGVVHALGPGVRVYEVQTPSDLTYRLYDYGRPRELHLDKALEVAILEPIPLPPVRPEPVEGGECLLKTPYFHLYRYPLRGVLHLKPQAPLLLTLLQGEAQVEGTSLAPPATFLLEPGEGVRVKGEGFFLGASPTGS from the coding sequence ATGCTAACCCTCGTGAGGCTTTTCCGTCCCAATCCGGTACCGCGTCCCTGGGGGGGAGGTGCCCTGGGCTTCGGCCCTGGGGTGGGGGAGGTATGGCTTTCGGAAGAGCCCCTCCTGGTGAAGATCCTGGACCCAGCGGAATGGCTTTCCGTGCAGGTTCACCCACCCCATGCCTATGCCCTAGAGAAGGAAGGGAGGCCCGGCAAATACGAGGCCTGGTACGTGCTTACCCCGGGGGAGGTGATTTACGGCTTTTCCCGGAGGGTGGGCCCCGAGGAGCTTAGGGATGCTGTGGCCAGCGGGAACCTGGACCCTATCCTGAACCGGATTCCCGTGGCCCCGGGCCAGGTGCTCTACCTGCCCGCCGGGGTGGTGCATGCCTTGGGCCCGGGGGTGAGGGTCTACGAGGTGCAGACGCCCTCGGACCTCACCTACCGGCTTTACGATTACGGCCGCCCCCGGGAGCTACATCTGGACAAGGCCCTCGAGGTGGCCATTCTGGAGCCCATCCCGTTACCCCCAGTCCGGCCCGAGCCGGTGGAAGGGGGAGAGTGCCTCCTCAAGACGCCCTATTTCCACCTCTATCGCTATCCCTTGCGGGGGGTCCTTCATCTTAAGCCCCAGGCTCCCCTTCTCCTCACCCTCCTGCAGGGCGAAGCCCAGGTGGAGGGTACTTCCTTGGCACCCCCGGCCACCTTCCTTCTGGAGCCGGGGGAAGGGGTCCGGGTGAAAGGGGAGGGGTTTTTCCTCGGGGCGAGCCCTACAGGGTCCTGA
- a CDS encoding SIS domain-containing protein, protein MRDLDREETYLSDRRGLALELRDLVGSGPVPTRSYPTPHAALGYGEGHFAARLSGLPDWTEEGTLFVLEGGYDLGEAAALSLLAETERVQVVKVGLRPGVEVYLSPSPLNPYRYLRFLLLATGQEEALSEVDRALLEERKRLTPEIPLEENPAKFLAYTLVERIPLLYAPFYRPLEEAAQSLFARIGKSLTLTPPHSALEFFLTGLEARHEQGDPLAAVLLGEGEAVRLAKEILETRVDAIAEVPAPTGSRLAQALALWYRLAWTAYYLALLYGVDPSDLEVLERLREAT, encoded by the coding sequence ATGCGCGACCTGGACCGCGAGGAAACCTATCTCTCGGACCGCCGGGGCCTGGCCCTGGAGCTTCGCGATCTGGTGGGCTCGGGACCCGTGCCCACCCGGTCCTACCCCACACCCCACGCCGCCTTGGGCTATGGGGAGGGCCACTTCGCCGCCCGGCTGTCCGGCCTTCCCGACTGGACGGAGGAGGGAACCCTGTTCGTGCTGGAGGGAGGGTACGACCTGGGAGAGGCCGCTGCCCTTTCCCTTCTGGCGGAAACGGAGCGGGTGCAGGTGGTCAAGGTGGGCCTCCGCCCCGGGGTTGAGGTCTACCTGTCCCCTAGCCCCCTGAACCCTTACCGCTACCTGCGCTTCCTCCTTCTGGCCACGGGACAGGAGGAAGCCCTCTCAGAGGTGGATAGGGCTTTGCTGGAGGAACGAAAACGCCTCACCCCGGAAATCCCCCTCGAGGAGAACCCCGCCAAGTTCCTGGCCTACACCCTGGTGGAGCGGATCCCCCTCCTCTACGCTCCCTTTTACCGTCCCTTGGAGGAAGCGGCGCAAAGCCTTTTCGCCCGCATCGGGAAAAGCCTGACCCTCACCCCACCCCATAGCGCCCTGGAGTTTTTCCTCACGGGCCTCGAAGCCCGCCACGAGCAGGGAGACCCCCTGGCCGCCGTCCTCCTAGGGGAGGGGGAGGCGGTGAGGCTCGCCAAGGAAATCCTGGAAACCCGGGTGGACGCCATCGCCGAGGTGCCCGCCCCCACGGGAAGCCGCCTGGCCCAGGCCCTGGCCCTCTGGTACCGGTTGGCCTGGACCGCCTACTACCTGGCCCTCCTCTACGGGGTAGATCCCTCCGACCTGGAGGTGCTGGAGCGCCTCCGGGAGGCCACCTGA
- a CDS encoding endonuclease V: METPPFPKPGSLEAALALQKALAQRVVLEGSLEGVKRIAALDASHKRGKPLVAVAVLYHLERGPLALGVGVVPEEALFPYIPGFLSFREAPAYLQALQALPEPPEALLVDGQGIAHPRGLGIASHLGVHLDLPSIGVAKGLLYGHLEAPLPLEAGGAVRLLSPEGRPLGYAYRSRKGVKPLFISPGHRVGLEEALAFVKHLPTRFRLPEPLRLAHLEAGKALRRLDP; encoded by the coding sequence GTGGAGACGCCCCCCTTTCCCAAACCGGGAAGCCTCGAGGCGGCCCTTGCCCTGCAAAAGGCCCTGGCCCAGCGGGTGGTCCTGGAGGGGAGCCTGGAGGGAGTGAAGCGCATTGCTGCCCTGGACGCTTCCCATAAAAGGGGGAAGCCCCTGGTAGCCGTGGCGGTGCTCTATCACCTGGAAAGGGGCCCCCTGGCCCTGGGGGTAGGGGTGGTGCCCGAGGAAGCCCTCTTCCCCTACATCCCCGGCTTCCTCTCCTTCCGCGAGGCTCCTGCCTATCTCCAGGCTCTACAGGCGCTTCCCGAGCCACCCGAGGCCCTTTTGGTGGATGGCCAGGGCATCGCCCATCCCCGAGGCCTGGGCATCGCCAGCCACCTGGGGGTACACCTGGACCTCCCTAGCATCGGGGTGGCCAAGGGTTTGCTCTACGGCCACCTCGAGGCTCCCTTGCCCCTGGAAGCGGGAGGTGCGGTAAGGCTTCTCTCCCCGGAAGGCCGCCCCCTGGGCTACGCCTACCGCAGCCGAAAGGGGGTCAAGCCCCTTTTCATCTCCCCAGGGCACAGGGTGGGCCTGGAGGAAGCCTTGGCCTTCGTGAAGCACCTTCCCACCCGCTTCCGCCTACCGGAACCCTTGCGCCTGGCCCACCTCGAGGCGGGCAAGGCCCTCCGCAGGCTGGACCCGTAA
- a CDS encoding lysophospholipid acyltransferase family protein — protein MEAHRPNPVYRAAWYLARFLLHLLFGYRVEGAENVPQEGPVILVSNHLSILDPIAIGAGVRRPVSFLARADVFRLPFLSWLLPRLYAIPVERGQSDLSAIKGAIRALERGMAFGIFPEGTRSRTGRLQPFKTGVAAIALRTGSPVVPVAVVGTEEAWPVGRKLFRLRRPIRVIYGKPIPVPRLSRFTHQELESLTQEIEARVRELLPPQYR, from the coding sequence GTGGAGGCACACCGGCCGAATCCCGTCTACCGGGCCGCCTGGTACCTGGCCCGGTTTCTCCTGCACCTCCTTTTCGGCTACCGGGTGGAGGGAGCGGAAAACGTTCCGCAAGAGGGCCCCGTCATCCTGGTCAGCAACCACCTCTCCATCCTGGACCCCATCGCCATCGGAGCTGGGGTGCGCCGTCCCGTGAGTTTCCTGGCCCGGGCCGACGTCTTCCGCCTACCCTTCCTCTCCTGGCTTTTGCCCCGGCTCTACGCCATCCCCGTGGAGCGGGGGCAAAGCGACCTTTCCGCCATCAAGGGCGCCATCCGGGCCCTGGAACGGGGCATGGCCTTCGGCATCTTCCCGGAAGGCACCCGAAGCCGCACAGGCAGGCTCCAGCCCTTCAAAACCGGAGTGGCGGCCATCGCCCTGCGCACCGGAAGCCCGGTGGTACCCGTGGCCGTGGTGGGCACGGAAGAGGCTTGGCCCGTGGGCCGAAAGCTCTTCCGCCTGCGCAGGCCCATCCGGGTGATCTACGGCAAACCTATACCAGTTCCGAGGCTCTCCCGCTTTACCCACCAGGAGCTGGAAAGCCTGACCCAGGAGATAGAGGCCCGGGTACGGGAACTCCTGCCACCCCAGTACCGCTAG